One Pagrus major chromosome 11, Pma_NU_1.0 genomic region harbors:
- the rhpn1 gene encoding rhophilin-1 has product MEEPATRQFEMSLSDGASDDDMPLTLPTEDSHSGSIRKGCDPFAQTQRSKLQHRRARINQQINKEMRMRAGAENLFRATTNNKVKETVALELSFVNSNLQLLKEELEELNSNMEVYQTDSEAINVPMIPLGLKETKEVDFTVSIQDFICEHYGEDSSLYDEEIKELMELRQAMRTPSRNQAGLELLMEYYNQMYYLDQRFFPLHRNLGVHFHWYDSLTGVPSCQRTLAFEKGSVLFNIGALYTQIGARQDRSATAGIDKAIDAFQRAAGAFNYLKENFSNAPSLDMSSPSLCMLVRLMVAQVQECVFERVTLTTQDTNFTSQLCLAQEAARVSDVYLLVQQTMTQPLMKDYVPFSWASMVQVKSEHFRALSHYYAAVAHCDHTLSAEEEEGGEEAGKAFLQFYINVPAGPQLSQVLRDPEKRRKLGKAHLRRAVIRHEEAMRVHGLCKILRKMDILQDVLSLTHKRSLDKYSELDREDDFDETAEAPEIQSHTHQKTDITPPNFSTVQVTDIFQKLGPLSVFCARARWGPIRVICLQRGEGGLGLTLRGDSPVLVAGVVPGGCAAEAGLREGDYIVAVDGQDCKWAKHGEVVNMLKTCSDRGVELSVVTLHSHESQVSKRAIMLSHGSDKENTRQRLLGGGKGQSSASLLNWNRKKKREGSGVTKRLGSTFSLSFGSIRDAEAMY; this is encoded by the exons ATGGAGGAACCTGCGACAAGGCAA TTTGAGATGTCCCTGTCAGACGGTGCCTCGGACGACGATATGCCCTTAACGTTACCCACTGAGGACAGCCACAGTGGGAGCATCCGaaag GGCTGTGATCCTTTCGCCCAGACTCAGCGCAGTAAACTACAGCACCGGCGAGCTCGGATCAACCAGCAGATCAACAAGGAGATGCGCATGAGAGCCGGAGCAGAGAACCTGTTCAG ggcaacaacaaacaacaaggTGAAGGAGACGGTGGCTCTGGAGCTCAGCTTTGTCAACTCCaacctgcagctgctcaaagaggagctggaggaactCAACAGCAACATGGAGGTctatcagacagacag cgAGGCCATCAATGTTCCCATGATCCCACTGGGATTAAAAGAAACCAAAGAGGTGGACTTCACAGTTTCTATCCAG GACTTCATCTGTGAGCACTACGGAGAGGACAGCTCGCTCTATGACGAGGAAATCAAGGAGCTTATGGAGCTCAGACAG GCCATGCGTACACCCAGTCGTAACCAGGCTGGCCTGGAGCTACTGATGGAGTACTACAATCAGATGTACTATCTGGACCAGCGCTTCTTCCCCCTACACAGGAACCTGGGTGTGCACTTCCACTG GTACGACTCTCTGACAGGCGTCCCGTCCTGTCAACGTACCTTGGCCTTCGAAAAAGGAAGTGTGTTGTTCAATATCGGTGCTCTGTACACACAGATTGGAGCACGGCAGGACCGCTCTGCAACAGCTGGAATAGACAAAGCTATAGATGCctttcagagagctgcag gtgcaTTTAATTATCTGAAGGAGAATTTCTCTAATGCTCCAAGCCTGGACATGAGTAGTCCATCACTCTGCATGCTGGTACGGCTGATGGTTGCCCAggtgcaggagtgtgtgtttgaacgTGTCACACTCACCACGCAGGACACAAACTTCACGTCTCAACTGTGTCTGGCACAAGAGGCTGCACGG GTGTCAGATGTGTACTTGTTGGTGCAGCAGACCATGACGCAGCCTCTGATGAAGGACTATGTGCCGTTTTCTTGGGCGTCCATGGTTCAGGTCAAATCTGAACACTTCCGTGCCCTCTCACACTACTACGCTGCTGTTGCACACTGCGACCACACGT tgtctgcagaggaggaggagggtggcgAAGAAGCAGGGAAGGCTTTCCTCCAGTTTTACATCAACGTTCCTGCAGGGCCACAACTCAGCCAAGTTTTGCGAGACcctgaaaaaagaagaaagcttG GTAAAGCTCACCTGCGGCGTGCAGTCATCAGACATGAGGAGGCCATGCGTGTCCACGGTCTGTGTAAGATCCTGAGGAAGATGGACATCCTGCAGGACGTGCTGTCTCTCACGCACAAACGCTCTTTGGACAAGTACTCGGAGCTGGACAGAGAGGATGACTTTGATGAAACCGCAGAGGCTCCAGAGATACAGT CTCACACCCATCAAAAAACAGACATCACTCCACCAAACTTCTCTACAGTCCAAGTCACTGATATCTTCCAAAAACTG GGGCCTCTGTCAGTGTTCTGTGCTCGGGCTCGCTGGGGCCCCATACGAGTGATCTGCCTGCAGAGGGGAGAGGGTGGCCTGGGACTCACACTCAGAGGGGACTCCCCCGTCCTGGTGGCTGGAGTGGTGCCTGGAGGCTGTGCAGCG gaggCGGGACTGAGGGAAGGAGACTACATAGTAGCAGTGGACGGACAGGACTGTAAATGGGCCAAACATGGCGAGGTGGTCAACATGTTGAAGACCTGCAGCGATAGAGGAGTGGAGCTCAGTGTGGTCACACTACACTCACATGAATCACAGgtaagtaa GAGAGCCATCATGCTGTCCCACGGCAGCGACAAAGAAAACACTCGGCAGCGTCTGCTAGGTGGAGGTAAAGGCCAGAGCTCCGCCTCTTTGTTGAACTggaacaggaagaagaagagggaaggCAGCGGTGTCACCAAGAGACTAGGAAGCACTTTCAGTTTGTCGTTTGGAAGCATCAGAGACGCAGAGGCCATGTACTGA